Proteins from one Desulfocurvus vexinensis DSM 17965 genomic window:
- the tsf gene encoding translation elongation factor Ts, which translates to MAISASQVKALRDKTGAGMMDCKKALAETGGDEEKAIAYLREKGLAKAAKKAGRATSEGLIGFFMAADGKTAAIAELMCETDFVAKNDEFRQFAADLAAKVAALDLPAGPGGMTVGAAADLPGDMADVTNLIAKLGENMGVGRFAKASVADGCIGSYIHSNGKIGVLVPMTGSTNVDAARDVAMQVAAASPVCLTSAEVPADLLEKEKDIYRNQAIEEGKAPEIADKVVLGRVSKFYKEVCLLEQPFIKDDKKSIKQYLKEAAPGATVTSFVRLALGEGGESKAE; encoded by the coding sequence ATGGCTATTTCCGCATCCCAGGTGAAGGCCCTGCGCGACAAGACCGGCGCAGGCATGATGGACTGCAAGAAGGCCCTGGCCGAGACCGGCGGCGACGAAGAGAAGGCCATCGCCTATCTGCGCGAGAAGGGCTTGGCCAAGGCCGCCAAGAAGGCCGGCCGCGCCACCTCCGAGGGCCTGATCGGCTTCTTCATGGCCGCTGACGGCAAGACCGCCGCCATCGCCGAGCTGATGTGCGAGACGGACTTCGTGGCCAAGAACGACGAGTTCCGCCAGTTCGCCGCCGACCTGGCCGCCAAGGTCGCCGCCCTTGACCTGCCCGCCGGTCCCGGCGGCATGACCGTGGGCGCCGCCGCCGACCTGCCCGGCGACATGGCCGACGTGACGAACCTCATCGCCAAGCTGGGCGAGAACATGGGCGTGGGCCGCTTCGCCAAGGCCAGCGTGGCCGACGGCTGCATCGGCTCCTACATCCACTCCAACGGCAAGATCGGCGTGCTGGTGCCCATGACGGGCTCCACCAACGTCGATGCCGCCCGCGACGTGGCCATGCAGGTCGCCGCCGCCAGCCCCGTCTGCCTGACCTCCGCCGAGGTGCCCGCCGACCTGCTGGAGAAGGAGAAGGACATCTACCGCAACCAGGCCATCGAAGAGGGCAAGGCCCCCGAGATCGCCGACAAGGTCGTCCTGGGCCGCGTGTCCAAGTTCTACAAGGAAGTCTGCCTGCTGGAGCAGCCCTTCATCAAGGATGACAAGAAGAGCATCAAGCAGTACCTCAAGGAAGCTGCCCCCGGTGCGACGGTGACAAGCTTCGTCCGACTCGCCCTCGGGGAGGGCGGCGAAAGCAAAGCCGAGTAA
- a CDS encoding cytochrome c family protein, whose product MATAMMVVLLCCTAGAGAGGYVGSKACGDCHDEQYENFSQYSKKAHSRRSVEIMASDLTPEELRGCYECHTTGYGKGGFTDYQSTPELADVGCETCHGPGAEHAESGDPQLILRRPELATCEGCHNAERVADFNFKPLLFSGAH is encoded by the coding sequence ATGGCGACCGCAATGATGGTGGTGCTGCTGTGCTGCACTGCCGGGGCCGGAGCCGGGGGCTATGTCGGCTCCAAGGCCTGCGGCGATTGCCACGACGAGCAGTACGAGAATTTCTCCCAGTATTCCAAGAAGGCCCATTCGCGCCGCAGCGTGGAGATCATGGCCTCGGACCTGACCCCCGAGGAACTGCGCGGCTGCTACGAATGCCACACCACGGGCTACGGCAAGGGCGGGTTCACGGACTACCAGTCCACCCCCGAGCTGGCCGACGTCGGCTGCGAGACCTGCCACGGCCCCGGCGCGGAGCACGCCGAGTCCGGCGACCCGCAGCTCATCCTGCGCAGGCCCGAGCTGGCCACCTGCGAGGGCTGCCACAACGCCGAGCGCGTGGCCGACTTCAACTTCAAGCCGCTGCTGTTCAGCGGCGCGCACTAG
- a CDS encoding response regulator, with translation MQRHASTPPFASALVVTPSAAHLRTDRDFLRRAGVPVVRGGTNVRATMAWLAANPVGLVLLDADLGRTTGVRVAAMLRRRRAFDRTPLVLASTRGAETDVLEAVAAGCSGFLLRPYSPEAFRRQLRLAARGADPGAARLAALALARREAARGRHDAARQAFEQAAPPADEAAQRYEAGCAHLVARRYEEAVREFSRAVAVNSLHAEAYVGLASAWKHLGDPARARENMLRAAQAFARRDEMLRNRRELALILRDSPATENPFMDLGFSLVRQGAHAAAGRAYALAARYSPAAEVHAAVARACHFTRDPEAAARQVALALAQATGRGNAGAVYKAVMGDMPRRTAHGAEPAPGGAPGVMHDLWAVLKYTCKAYRHGGPLPSAAPLALDF, from the coding sequence ATGCAACGCCACGCAAGCACACCCCCCTTCGCCTCGGCCCTGGTGGTCACGCCCTCGGCGGCCCACCTGCGCACGGACCGCGACTTCCTGCGCCGGGCGGGGGTGCCCGTGGTGCGCGGCGGCACCAACGTGCGCGCCACCATGGCCTGGCTGGCGGCCAACCCCGTGGGCCTCGTGCTGCTGGACGCCGACCTGGGGCGCACCACGGGCGTCCGGGTGGCGGCCATGCTGCGCCGCCGCCGGGCCTTCGACCGCACGCCCCTCGTCCTGGCCAGCACGCGCGGGGCCGAGACCGATGTGCTCGAAGCCGTGGCCGCGGGCTGCTCGGGGTTCCTGCTGCGGCCCTACTCGCCGGAGGCCTTCCGGCGCCAGTTGCGCCTGGCCGCGCGCGGGGCCGACCCCGGGGCCGCCCGGCTGGCCGCCCTGGCCCTGGCCCGGCGCGAGGCCGCCCGGGGCCGCCACGACGCGGCGCGCCAGGCCTTCGAGCAGGCCGCGCCCCCGGCCGACGAGGCCGCGCAGCGCTACGAGGCGGGCTGCGCGCATCTGGTCGCGCGGCGCTACGAGGAGGCCGTGCGCGAGTTCTCCAGGGCCGTGGCCGTGAACAGCCTGCACGCCGAGGCCTATGTGGGCCTGGCCAGCGCCTGGAAGCACCTGGGCGACCCGGCGCGCGCCCGCGAGAACATGCTGCGCGCGGCCCAGGCCTTCGCCCGGCGCGACGAGATGCTGCGCAACCGGCGCGAGCTGGCCCTCATCCTGCGCGACAGCCCCGCCACCGAGAACCCGTTCATGGACCTGGGCTTCTCCCTCGTGCGCCAGGGCGCCCACGCGGCGGCGGGCCGGGCCTACGCCCTGGCCGCGCGCTACAGCCCCGCCGCCGAGGTCCACGCCGCCGTGGCCCGGGCCTGCCACTTCACCCGCGACCCCGAGGCCGCCGCGCGCCAGGTGGCCCTGGCCCTGGCCCAGGCCACGGGGCGCGGCAACGCGGGGGCGGTGTACAAGGCCGTGATGGGCGACATGCCCCGGCGCACGGCGCACGGCGCCGAGCCTGCGCCGGGCGGCGCCCCGGGGGTGATGCACGACCTGTGGGCCGTGCTCAAGTACACCTGCAAGGCCTACCGACACGGCGGCCCGCTGCCCAGCGCCGCACCCCTGGCCCTGGACTTCTGA
- a CDS encoding 2-amino-3,7-dideoxy-D-threo-hept-6-ulosonate synthase, whose translation MHIGKAIRMERIFNRDTERAIIVPLDHGTTVGPIAGLIDMRETLSHIAEGGANAVLMHKGLVPCGHRRSGPDIGLIVHLSASTTLSPFPNAKTLTGTVEDAIKLGADAVSVHVNIGDETERDMLRDLGRTASRAADWGMPVLAMVYARGPKIKDEYDPAVVAHCARVGMELGADVVKVPYTGDPETFARVTEGVCVPVVIAGGPKLDSVAGLLTMVRDSLAAGGRGLSIGRNIFQAARPYQLVRALRGIVHEGWSVEQALEGLEG comes from the coding sequence ATGCACATCGGCAAAGCCATCCGGATGGAACGCATCTTCAACCGCGACACCGAGCGGGCCATCATCGTGCCCCTGGACCACGGCACCACCGTGGGCCCCATCGCCGGGCTCATCGACATGCGCGAGACCCTGAGCCACATCGCCGAGGGCGGGGCCAACGCCGTGCTCATGCACAAGGGCCTGGTGCCCTGCGGCCACCGCCGCAGCGGGCCGGACATCGGGCTCATCGTCCACCTTTCGGCCAGCACGACGCTCTCGCCCTTCCCCAACGCCAAGACCCTGACGGGCACGGTGGAGGACGCCATCAAGCTCGGGGCGGACGCGGTGTCGGTGCATGTGAACATCGGCGACGAGACCGAGCGCGACATGCTGCGCGACCTGGGGCGCACGGCCTCGCGCGCGGCGGACTGGGGCATGCCCGTGCTGGCCATGGTCTACGCGCGCGGGCCCAAGATCAAGGACGAGTACGACCCCGCCGTGGTGGCGCACTGCGCGCGGGTGGGCATGGAGCTGGGGGCCGACGTGGTCAAGGTGCCCTACACCGGCGACCCCGAGACCTTCGCCCGGGTCACCGAGGGCGTGTGCGTGCCGGTGGTCATCGCGGGCGGGCCCAAGCTGGACAGCGTGGCCGGGCTGCTGACCATGGTGCGCGACTCGCTGGCCGCCGGGGGCCGGGGCCTGTCCATCGGGCGCAATATCTTCCAGGCCGCGCGGCCCTACCAGCTGGTGCGCGCCCTGCGCGGCATCGTCCACGAGGGCTGGAGCGTGGAGCAGGCCCTGGAAGGCCTGGAGGGATAG
- a CDS encoding fumarylacetoacetate hydrolase family protein, with protein MQVIRVSAMKQSFYARLMGDSVLCLDRSKGLDAPIPLSQVVILPLAVPSKIVCLAAGAAGGGPGLFLKPPTAVIGPGGTIVVPREAGRVDYAGGLAVVVGRTCRNLRPEDAPAHIFGYACAADVTARDLLEHDGLPARAKGFDTFAPVGPWIETDVEDPTALAVSVLVGGRAVAQASTADLPADPWTALSIVSRVMTLLPGDVVFAGAPGAPVPIAPGDEVAVEIAGLGRLINSVAGAPDDAARDEGAAPLQ; from the coding sequence ATGCAGGTCATCCGCGTCAGCGCCATGAAACAGTCCTTCTACGCCCGCCTCATGGGCGACAGCGTGCTCTGCCTGGACCGCAGCAAGGGCCTGGACGCCCCCATCCCCCTGAGCCAGGTGGTCATCCTGCCCCTGGCCGTGCCCAGCAAGATCGTCTGTCTCGCGGCGGGCGCCGCCGGGGGCGGGCCGGGGCTGTTCCTCAAGCCGCCCACCGCCGTCATCGGCCCCGGAGGGACCATCGTCGTGCCCCGCGAGGCCGGGCGGGTGGACTACGCCGGGGGGTTGGCCGTGGTCGTGGGCCGCACCTGCCGCAACCTGCGCCCCGAGGACGCCCCGGCGCACATCTTCGGCTACGCCTGCGCCGCCGACGTCACCGCCCGCGACCTGCTGGAGCACGACGGCCTGCCCGCCCGGGCCAAGGGCTTCGACACCTTCGCCCCCGTGGGCCCGTGGATCGAGACCGACGTGGAGGACCCCACGGCCCTGGCCGTGTCGGTCCTGGTGGGGGGCCGCGCCGTGGCCCAGGCCAGCACGGCGGACCTGCCCGCCGACCCCTGGACCGCCCTGAGCATCGTCTCGCGGGTGATGACCCTGCTGCCCGGCGATGTGGTCTTCGCCGGGGCTCCCGGCGCGCCGGTGCCCATCGCGCCCGGCGACGAGGTGGCCGTGGAGATCGCCGGGCTGGGGCGCCTGATCAACTCCGTGGCCGGGGCGCCCGACGACGCAGCCCGGGACGAGGGCGCCGCTCCGCTGCAATAG
- the rpsB gene encoding 30S ribosomal protein S2, with the protein MAYASMKQMLETGVHFGHQTRRWNPKMRPYIFGARNGIHIIDLQQTVRLFQTAYDFIADVVSRGEKIIFIGTKRQAQEAVKQEAERAGQYHVTNRWMGGTLTNFQTIKRSIDRLKKIEGWFEDGTINKFPKREIVGMTREVEKLNDALGGIKDMEALPGAAFIIDPKREEIAVKECRKLGIPLVAVVDTNCDPDLIDYIIPGNDDAIRAIKLFVAHIADACLEGEARQDEVAMAKAASKAKAGDKTADAAMAEAAPMADDSDDDEEI; encoded by the coding sequence ATGGCTTACGCAAGCATGAAGCAGATGCTGGAGACCGGCGTCCACTTCGGCCACCAGACCCGGCGCTGGAACCCCAAGATGCGCCCCTACATCTTCGGCGCGCGCAACGGCATCCACATCATCGACCTGCAGCAGACCGTGCGCCTGTTCCAGACGGCCTACGACTTCATCGCCGACGTGGTTTCGCGCGGCGAGAAGATCATCTTCATCGGCACCAAGCGCCAGGCCCAGGAGGCCGTGAAGCAGGAAGCCGAGCGCGCCGGGCAGTACCACGTCACCAACCGTTGGATGGGCGGCACGCTGACCAACTTCCAGACCATCAAGCGCTCCATCGACCGCCTGAAGAAGATCGAGGGCTGGTTCGAGGACGGCACCATCAACAAGTTCCCCAAGCGCGAGATCGTGGGCATGACCCGCGAGGTCGAGAAGCTCAACGACGCCCTGGGCGGCATCAAGGACATGGAGGCCCTGCCGGGCGCCGCGTTCATCATCGACCCCAAGCGCGAGGAGATCGCCGTCAAGGAGTGCCGCAAGCTGGGCATCCCGCTGGTCGCCGTGGTGGACACCAACTGCGACCCCGACCTCATCGACTACATCATCCCCGGCAACGATGACGCCATCCGCGCCATCAAGCTGTTCGTGGCCCACATCGCCGACGCCTGCCTCGAGGGCGAGGCCCGCCAGGACGAGGTGGCCATGGCCAAGGCCGCCAGCAAGGCCAAGGCTGGCGACAAGACCGCCGACGCGGCCATGGCCGAGGCCGCTCCCATGGCCGACGACTCGGACGACGACGAGGAGATCTAG
- a CDS encoding methyl-accepting chemotaxis protein — MLKSLRNHVSAKVTALVLGISVAVFTALVLISATWQRQGMVEQMDGALTRTAELIRLAVENPMIVGDDAGTKKEFAFFRDKYADITVYLTNFKGNVTYSTDEAMVRRDFVQAYDHEGIRELFDRALKAPVESGLLSRHDGKDLFMRVMSVPNAKTCHHCHGSSQPILGEIVVVQDVSPAMAAIDSHVWSFVGLCAMGLALLVTPVVIFLRRSVIARISAIAGAANEVASGNFSARFDAASGDELGQLGGHLSEMVAKLKTQLGFSQGILSGMTVACYVADTRGRVTFVNRPLLDLLGLDGTPESYAGRAVAELYYGDATRETIVGRVLETRQAQSRPRFEYTNRKGAQMFLSVEAAPLYDLDGTLIGAFALTSDLTAIVEQQRLIEAQNERIARAAAQAEDVSVQMSTFADELAAQVDEASSGSAEQQARTAEVATAMEQMNATVLEVASSAGGAAEMADKARTMAEDGREVVREAVALSEGLAGRAEDLKRDMANLGRQAEDVGRIIEVINDIADQTNLLALNAAIEAARAGDAGRGFAVVADEVRKLAERTMAATQEVTSSIKTIQASAASNVEGTGRTVEGIARSRDMAQKSGEALGRIVEMVQQTADRVRSIATAAEEQSATSEQITRSTEGINHIAHETARTMAESAVAVSELAQQAQTLRRIIEDMRAG; from the coding sequence ATGCTCAAATCCCTGCGCAACCACGTCAGCGCCAAGGTCACGGCCCTGGTGCTGGGCATCAGCGTGGCGGTGTTCACGGCGCTGGTGCTCATCAGCGCCACCTGGCAGCGCCAGGGCATGGTGGAGCAGATGGACGGCGCCCTGACGCGCACCGCCGAGCTGATCCGCCTGGCCGTGGAGAACCCCATGATCGTGGGCGACGACGCGGGCACCAAGAAGGAATTCGCCTTCTTCCGCGACAAGTACGCCGACATCACGGTCTACCTGACCAACTTCAAGGGCAACGTCACCTACAGCACCGACGAGGCCATGGTCCGCCGCGACTTCGTCCAGGCCTACGACCACGAGGGCATCCGCGAGCTGTTCGACCGCGCCCTCAAGGCCCCGGTGGAGTCCGGGCTGCTGTCCCGCCACGACGGCAAGGACCTGTTCATGCGCGTGATGAGCGTGCCCAACGCCAAGACCTGCCACCACTGCCACGGCTCCTCGCAGCCCATCCTGGGCGAGATCGTGGTCGTGCAGGACGTGAGCCCGGCCATGGCCGCCATCGACTCCCACGTCTGGAGCTTCGTGGGCCTGTGCGCCATGGGGCTCGCGCTGCTGGTGACGCCGGTGGTCATCTTCCTGCGCCGCAGCGTCATCGCGCGCATCTCGGCCATCGCCGGGGCGGCCAACGAGGTGGCCTCGGGCAACTTCTCGGCCCGTTTCGACGCCGCCAGCGGCGACGAGCTGGGCCAGCTCGGCGGGCACCTTTCGGAGATGGTCGCCAAGCTCAAGACGCAGCTGGGGTTCTCCCAGGGCATCCTGAGCGGCATGACCGTGGCCTGCTACGTGGCCGACACCCGGGGCCGGGTGACCTTCGTCAACCGCCCCCTGCTGGACCTGCTGGGCCTGGACGGCACGCCCGAGAGCTATGCGGGCCGGGCTGTGGCCGAACTGTACTACGGCGACGCCACCCGCGAGACCATCGTGGGCCGCGTGCTGGAAACGCGCCAGGCCCAGTCGCGCCCGCGCTTCGAATACACCAACCGCAAGGGCGCCCAGATGTTTCTGAGCGTGGAGGCCGCCCCGCTGTATGACCTGGACGGCACCCTCATCGGCGCCTTCGCCCTGACCAGCGACCTGACGGCCATCGTCGAGCAGCAGCGGCTCATCGAGGCCCAGAACGAGCGCATCGCCCGCGCCGCGGCCCAGGCCGAGGACGTGTCGGTGCAGATGTCCACCTTCGCCGACGAGCTGGCCGCCCAGGTGGACGAGGCCAGCAGCGGCTCCGCCGAGCAGCAGGCCCGCACCGCCGAGGTCGCCACGGCCATGGAGCAGATGAACGCCACGGTGCTCGAAGTCGCCAGCAGCGCGGGCGGGGCGGCGGAAATGGCCGACAAGGCCCGCACCATGGCCGAGGACGGGCGCGAGGTGGTGCGCGAGGCGGTGGCCCTGTCCGAAGGGCTGGCCGGGCGCGCCGAGGATCTCAAGCGCGATATGGCCAACCTGGGCCGTCAGGCCGAGGACGTGGGCCGGATCATCGAGGTCATCAACGACATCGCCGACCAGACGAACCTGCTGGCGCTCAACGCCGCCATCGAGGCCGCGCGCGCGGGCGACGCCGGGCGCGGGTTCGCCGTGGTGGCCGACGAGGTACGCAAGCTCGCCGAGCGGACCATGGCCGCCACCCAGGAGGTCACCAGTTCCATCAAGACCATCCAGGCCAGCGCGGCGTCCAACGTGGAGGGCACGGGCCGCACGGTGGAGGGCATCGCCCGCAGCCGCGACATGGCCCAGAAGTCCGGCGAGGCCCTGGGGCGCATCGTGGAGATGGTCCAGCAGACCGCCGACCGCGTGCGTTCCATCGCCACCGCCGCCGAGGAGCAGTCGGCCACCTCGGAGCAGATCACCCGCTCCACCGAGGGCATCAACCACATCGCCCACGAAACGGCGCGGACCATGGCCGAATCCGCCGTGGCCGTCTCGGAGCTGGCCCAGCAGGCCCAGACCTTGCGCCGGATCATCGAGGACATGCGCGCGGGCTGA